Proteins from one Besnoitia besnoiti strain Bb-Ger1 chromosome XIII, whole genome shotgun sequence genomic window:
- a CDS encoding zinc finger, C3HC4 type (RING finger) domain-containing protein (encoded by transcript BESB_031040), which yields MEAAEAEALALQIQRDLNEEGEAAARAFAPLSASQAAIILVEPALRRAKQLRERLLYKRRRSRERDMLHYHVNFTFLGSTLLISPLAGPQSTRSRVLRIADMLRRDRRMAASIYFFYGFCLMGFTACLVALLVLYRHDWDRGCDAGVKLWGLVWLGRMIVQLVLNTLVTSWRIRASLATVPRVLVILTRLVHAFGFTWWLFGVEQLYFEPHCGEPTLARTVAQIMFWVTGTVYLVPFLVYTLICLCLPCIIYFMVRFAVRPADRQPTPPLLIQQLEVKTYRDLVENLRRQYTLDTHEVDVQQERRSLPGLSFGTVIDSVSNLLASGAPSVSPSAPPPGGFARLGSTGAVGGGGLPGASSAGGLGARAVSRELGEGGPSASGLLERQSISINKSCPICMVDLDDEDEVLIMPCDSRHFFHKACVEHWLETSQACPICRANIVNILIGTPSDPNMAPVDQRDLEMQI from the exons AtggaagcagcggaggcggaggccctgGCGCTTCAGATTCAGCGAGATCTCAATGAGGAAGgtgaggctgccgcgcgggcgttcgctcccctctctgcctctcagGCTGCAATTATTCTCGTGGAGCCTGCGCTCAGAAGAGCCAAGCAGCTCCgcgagcgtctgttgtacaaGAGGAGGAGGTCACGCGAGAGAGATATGCTACATTACCACGTGAACTTCACTTTTCTGGGGAGCACACTCTTGATCTCGCCTTTAGCAGGACCTCAAAGCACCAGAAGCCGTGTGTTGCGTATAG CTGACATGTTGCGTCGAGACCGCCGGATGGCGGCCTCGATATACTTCTTTTACGGTTTCTGCCTCATGGGCTTCACTGCCTGCCTCGTGGCGCTTCTCGTCCTCTACAGGCACGACTGGGATCGC GGTTGCGACGCGGGCGTCAAGCTGTGGGGTCTGGTCTGGCTGGGGCGGATGATTGTTCAGCTCGTGTTGAACACACTCGTGACCTCTTGGCGCAttcgcgcgagcctcgctaCCGTCCCCCGAGTCCTGGTGATCTTGACGCGCCTCGTCCACGCCTTCGGCTTCACCTGGTGGCTCTTCGGCGTGGAGCAGCTCTACTTCGAGCCTCACTGCGGCGAAC CCACGCTCGCCCGAACGGTCGCGCAGATCATGTTCTGGGTGACAGGAACTGTCTATCTTGTGCCATTCCTCGTCTACACTCTC atctgtctctgtctcccctgCATCATCTACTTCATGGTTCGCTTCGCTGTCCGACCGGCGGACCGGCAGCCCACCCCGCCGTTGCTCATTCAGCAGCTCGAAGTGAAAACCTACCGCGATCTCGTTGAAAATCTTCGGCGCCAATACA CGCTCGACACTCACGAAGTCGACGTTCAGCAGgagcgccgctcgcttccAGGCCTTTCGTTTGGGACGGTGATCGACAGCGTCTCGAACttgctcgcctccggcgcgccgtcggtgtctccgtctgcgccgccgccgggcggcTTCGCGCGGTTGGGCTCCACGGGCGCGGTCGGAGGCGGGGGTCTCCCGGGCGCGTCCTCGGCTGGGGGACTGGGCGCCAGGGCGGTCAGCAGAGAGctgggcgagggcggcccGAGCGCCTCGGGGCTCCTCGAGCGTCAGTCGATCTCAATCAACAAGTCGTGCCCCATCTGCATGGTAGATCTGGATGACGAGGACGAAGTTCTCATCATGCCCTGCGACAGCAG GCATTTCTTTCACAAGGCGTGCGTGGAGCACTGGCTGGAAACGAGTCAAGCGTG CCCGATCTGCCGCGCGAATATCGTGAACATTCTGATTGGGACGCCCTCCGATCCGAATATGGC